From a single Aggregatilinea lenta genomic region:
- a CDS encoding ABC transporter ATP-binding protein: protein MSAIEVSNLRKVYNGVPAVNDISFEVREGEVFGLLGPNGAGKTTTVECLEGLRQPDDGTIAVLGHTLNHGSMNGLKEQIGIQLQTTGLYPLHTVYELLTLFGSFYQHPVPAEDLIKLISLEDKRNTHSKNLSGGQRQRLSLALALVNDPSLVFLDEPTTGLDPQSRRQIWNIVSDLKTQGKTVMMTTHYMEEAQALCDRVAVMDVGQIIALNSPQGLIAEHFETTAIEFEARGDVALETLKALRGVTDAGRDGALVTLYTRDTPRTIEGLLDVAREGAFQFTDLRVRSATLEDVFLKLTGRRIRD, encoded by the coding sequence ATGTCCGCGATTGAAGTGTCTAACCTCCGCAAAGTGTACAACGGCGTACCCGCGGTCAACGACATTAGTTTTGAAGTCCGTGAAGGCGAAGTCTTTGGGCTGCTCGGACCGAACGGTGCGGGCAAAACCACCACCGTCGAGTGCCTCGAAGGGCTGCGCCAGCCGGACGACGGAACGATCGCAGTGTTAGGACATACGCTGAACCACGGCAGCATGAACGGCTTAAAAGAGCAGATCGGCATCCAGCTTCAAACCACTGGCCTCTATCCGCTGCACACGGTTTACGAGCTGCTGACGCTTTTTGGCTCGTTTTACCAGCACCCGGTTCCCGCCGAAGATCTGATCAAGCTGATCAGCCTGGAAGACAAGCGCAATACGCACAGCAAGAACCTGTCCGGCGGGCAGCGGCAGCGGCTCTCGCTGGCTCTGGCGCTGGTGAACGATCCGAGCCTGGTGTTCCTCGACGAGCCGACTACGGGCCTCGATCCGCAGTCGCGCCGCCAGATCTGGAACATCGTCAGCGACCTCAAGACGCAGGGCAAAACCGTGATGATGACCACCCACTACATGGAAGAAGCCCAGGCGCTTTGCGACCGCGTGGCAGTGATGGACGTGGGCCAGATCATCGCGCTCAACTCGCCGCAGGGCCTGATCGCAGAGCACTTCGAAACGACGGCCATCGAGTTCGAGGCGCGGGGTGACGTGGCGCTGGAGACGCTGAAGGCGCTGCGCGGGGTCACGGACGCGGGCCGCGACGGGGCGCTCGTGACGCTGTACACGCGTGACACGCCGCGCACCATTGAAGGGCTGCTGGACGTCGCGCGCGAGGGCGCGTTCCAGTTCACCGACCTGCGCGTGCGCAGCGCCACCCTGGAGGACGTGTTCCTCAAGCTGACGGGCCGCCGGATTCGGGATTAA